In one Halorubrum sp. CBA1229 genomic region, the following are encoded:
- a CDS encoding GntR family transcriptional regulator — translation MDEQSTDEYTRLVEENGLALLFANRVRARVVAALFYASEPLSVERIAAGAGVDRTVVHEALDGLEPFGILDVDRAEGTDPDRYALDESDDLVESLRAVTELATERYHQEEIDIPSDAEE, via the coding sequence ATGGACGAGCAATCGACGGACGAGTACACGCGGCTGGTGGAGGAGAACGGCCTCGCGCTCCTGTTCGCGAATCGGGTGCGGGCGCGGGTCGTCGCGGCGCTGTTTTACGCCTCCGAGCCGCTGTCGGTCGAGCGGATCGCCGCGGGCGCCGGCGTCGACCGGACCGTTGTCCACGAGGCGCTCGACGGGCTCGAACCGTTCGGGATCCTCGACGTCGACCGGGCCGAGGGCACCGACCCGGACCGGTACGCGCTCGACGAATCGGACGACCTCGTCGAGTCACTCCGGGCGGTCACGGAGCTCGCGACGGAGCGGTACCATCAGGAGGAGATAGACATCCCGAGCGACGCCGAAGAGTAG
- a CDS encoding molybdopterin-dependent oxidoreductase: MGLSRRESGASDPDAAAVEVRLRGLAEGVVALDELADAALETAAEEFLCASGERWGGTWRGVTVGALLDRPDVTVDPDATHVRVAADGYAVCVPLRTALDAVLAVERGGEALPAARAPRFVAPVDAGRTVKGVRELRFLRLAPEETPQDYEELGY; the protein is encoded by the coding sequence GTGGGACTGAGCCGACGGGAGTCCGGCGCCTCGGATCCCGACGCGGCGGCGGTCGAGGTCCGGCTGCGCGGGCTCGCCGAGGGCGTCGTCGCGCTCGACGAGCTCGCCGACGCGGCGCTCGAAACGGCCGCCGAGGAGTTCCTGTGTGCCAGCGGGGAGCGCTGGGGCGGCACCTGGCGCGGAGTCACCGTCGGGGCGCTGCTGGACCGCCCGGACGTGACGGTCGACCCCGACGCGACCCACGTCCGCGTCGCGGCCGACGGCTACGCCGTCTGCGTCCCGCTCCGGACGGCGCTCGACGCGGTGCTGGCCGTCGAACGCGGCGGAGAGGCGCTACCGGCCGCCCGCGCGCCGCGGTTCGTCGCCCCGGTCGACGCGGGACGGACGGTGAAAGGCGTCCGCGAGCTCCGGTTCCTGCGGCTCGCCCCGGAAGAGACCCCCCAAGACTACGAGGAGCTCGGCTACTGA
- a CDS encoding ABC transporter permease codes for MSSETSQRTTDRGRIRVSGFDVDRVESRDPLSSWEPDLQSEEGRGRLEYAWMRFKRNRLALFGAATIAFMVLLAVFSRPIQLPGSFPVLAGQTVQPFSLAPADPANQDVLTGYREPTLENVLTWPPTGLYLFGADWAGRDILSRVMYGGRWSLSIGFIAVAMALLVGIPLGSIAGYYGGKVDELIMRIVDMLYAFPFIVLAIAVIAVLGRGYWEMILALVVVGWLPYARIIRGEILSVKENEYVTAAKALGSRDRSIIVRHILPNAMAPVIVQATLSIGTTVLVAAALGFIGLGLSPASAEWGVMLNVEQDAIARGRWWAGLFPGLAIFVFVMAINLVGDGVRDAFDPQGDQTDTDTGGLR; via the coding sequence ATGTCAAGTGAAACCTCACAGCGGACGACGGACCGCGGACGAATACGGGTCTCCGGCTTCGACGTCGACCGCGTCGAATCCCGGGACCCGCTCTCCTCGTGGGAGCCCGACCTCCAGTCGGAGGAGGGGCGCGGTCGCCTCGAGTACGCGTGGATGCGGTTCAAACGGAACCGCCTCGCGCTGTTCGGTGCGGCCACGATAGCCTTCATGGTCCTGCTCGCGGTGTTCTCTCGGCCCATCCAGCTTCCGGGAAGCTTCCCCGTGCTGGCCGGGCAGACGGTCCAGCCGTTCTCGCTCGCGCCGGCCGACCCCGCGAACCAAGACGTGCTCACCGGGTACCGGGAGCCGACCCTCGAGAACGTCCTCACATGGCCCCCCACCGGGCTCTACCTGTTCGGCGCCGACTGGGCCGGCCGCGACATCCTCTCGCGGGTGATGTACGGCGGCCGCTGGAGCCTCTCGATCGGCTTCATCGCCGTCGCCATGGCGCTCCTCGTCGGGATCCCGCTCGGCTCGATCGCTGGCTACTACGGCGGCAAGGTCGACGAGCTCATCATGCGGATCGTCGACATGCTGTACGCGTTCCCGTTCATCGTGCTCGCGATCGCGGTCATCGCGGTGCTCGGCCGGGGCTACTGGGAAATGATCCTCGCGTTGGTCGTCGTCGGCTGGCTCCCGTACGCCCGCATCATCCGCGGCGAGATACTGAGCGTGAAGGAGAACGAGTACGTCACCGCCGCGAAGGCGCTCGGCTCCCGCGACCGCTCTATCATCGTCCGGCACATCTTACCGAACGCCATGGCGCCGGTGATCGTGCAGGCGACGCTCAGCATCGGCACCACGGTGCTCGTCGCCGCGGCGCTCGGATTCATCGGGCTCGGGCTGTCGCCGGCGAGTGCGGAGTGGGGCGTGATGCTCAACGTCGAGCAGGACGCGATCGCCCGCGGTCGCTGGTGGGCCGGGCTGTTCCCGGGGCTCGCGATCTTCGTCTTCGTGATGGCGATCAACCTCGTCGGCGACGGCGTCCGCGACGCGTTCGACCCGCAGGGCGATCAGACCGACACCGACACCGGGGGGCTCCGCTGA
- a CDS encoding helix-turn-helix domain-containing protein encodes MRELAFALEYEPGRNRVADALADHPGAQVRSLSLHATDDHLWRVDHATGASEALAAVETAFTDGDYYADCLATEDCGATQTTRVLDRTDDTLVLYTDWEPTPVCASVPHLARNHLGDGVLFETRHEGRHYTWRLIHSGEGDVGAFFDALRAAVGDAARTELLRTASVSGAPGESNGDAGGVGLSPEQEAALRAAVEHGYYESPRAVDAGELAAHLDVPRSTLTYRLRRAEELLAKAHVDREPRADDVPAPRN; translated from the coding sequence ATGCGCGAACTCGCCTTCGCCCTCGAGTACGAGCCGGGGCGCAACAGGGTGGCCGACGCGCTCGCCGACCACCCCGGCGCGCAGGTGCGGTCGCTGTCGCTGCACGCCACCGACGACCACCTCTGGCGCGTCGACCACGCGACGGGCGCTTCGGAGGCGCTCGCGGCCGTCGAGACCGCCTTCACCGACGGCGACTACTACGCCGACTGCCTCGCGACCGAGGACTGCGGGGCGACCCAGACGACCCGCGTCCTCGACCGGACCGACGACACGCTCGTGTTGTACACCGACTGGGAGCCCACGCCCGTCTGCGCGTCGGTCCCTCACCTGGCGCGGAACCACCTCGGCGACGGCGTCCTGTTCGAGACGCGCCACGAGGGGCGCCACTACACCTGGCGGCTCATCCACTCCGGCGAGGGCGACGTGGGTGCGTTCTTCGACGCGCTCCGCGCGGCCGTCGGCGACGCCGCTCGGACGGAGCTGCTCAGGACGGCGAGCGTCTCGGGCGCGCCGGGCGAGTCGAACGGGGACGCCGGCGGCGTCGGGCTCTCCCCCGAGCAGGAGGCCGCGCTCAGGGCCGCGGTCGAACACGGCTACTACGAGTCGCCGCGAGCGGTCGACGCGGGCGAGCTCGCGGCCCACCTCGACGTCCCGCGGTCCACGCTCACCTACAGGCTCCGTCGGGCCGAGGAGCTGCTGGCGAAGGCCCACGTCGACCGCGAGCCACGGGCCGACGACGTCCCCGCACCGCGGAACTGA
- a CDS encoding ABC transporter substrate-binding protein translates to MSHSDNGQTGSAATRRRVLAAMGGASVVGLAGCVGGDGGDGGDGGDGGDGDGGDDMNEFVASAAANPGTFDPTIITDATSNSVVGTMAYERLVALTFDYSEFRGELASSYEQVDDTTFRFQLREGVTFHNGDEFTAEDVQFSINRTSGTTNSADVSFIENVEVLGDYEVEITSSNPHAPFLSDLAAVPILTSKTDAISENPEQDEHDFTEETLGTGPWVLDEFSAEDRAVLVPFEDYWYDGDEYPGTAPWDQVTIRVIPEQVSQEEAMAAGELDMIDNAAPFELDQWANQTGEIVTGDAVGFDFISYPVNQSPFTNEKLRRGMTRLLPKSDVIEAVFGGYATELAGPISPGLGAFWDEEHEQRLLDEYVGEDEEEGLRLIGEAFEEEDIEAPFDVSFITNVNRTRERWMEIIQQTMDETEYFNAELDVRAFDDLVPFLLDPEGAAASTDVVGIGWTGGSDPDGHINQLLHSSQHVPDGFNWNLYESDEMDSLIEEGQTTLGAENRLPIYQDIQELVAQDVPMANMWTSDVIDIVNPSNIESVDQWSPHPNASNRYNTLYKPHLDEIVYPAE, encoded by the coding sequence ATGTCTCACTCCGACAACGGACAGACGGGATCGGCAGCGACTCGCCGACGGGTTCTCGCCGCCATGGGCGGCGCGAGCGTCGTCGGTCTCGCGGGCTGCGTCGGCGGCGACGGCGGCGACGGCGGCGACGGCGGCGACGGCGGTGACGGCGACGGCGGCGACGACATGAACGAGTTCGTCGCGTCGGCCGCCGCGAATCCCGGTACGTTCGACCCGACGATCATCACCGACGCGACCTCCAACTCCGTCGTCGGCACGATGGCGTACGAGCGGCTGGTCGCGCTTACCTTCGACTACTCCGAGTTCCGCGGCGAGCTCGCGTCCAGCTACGAACAGGTCGACGACACCACCTTCCGGTTCCAGCTTCGCGAGGGCGTCACGTTCCACAACGGCGACGAGTTCACCGCGGAGGACGTCCAGTTCTCCATCAACCGGACGAGCGGCACCACCAACTCCGCCGACGTCTCGTTCATCGAGAACGTCGAGGTCCTCGGCGACTACGAGGTCGAGATCACGTCGAGCAACCCGCACGCACCGTTCCTGAGCGACCTCGCCGCGGTCCCGATCCTCACGAGCAAGACGGACGCGATCAGCGAGAACCCGGAGCAGGACGAGCACGACTTCACCGAGGAGACCCTCGGGACCGGCCCGTGGGTGCTGGACGAGTTCTCGGCTGAGGACCGCGCCGTCCTCGTCCCCTTCGAGGACTACTGGTACGACGGCGACGAGTACCCCGGCACGGCGCCGTGGGACCAGGTCACCATCCGAGTCATCCCGGAGCAGGTCTCCCAAGAGGAGGCGATGGCGGCCGGCGAGCTCGACATGATCGACAACGCGGCGCCGTTCGAGCTCGACCAGTGGGCGAACCAGACCGGCGAGATCGTCACCGGCGACGCGGTCGGGTTCGACTTCATCTCCTACCCGGTCAACCAGAGCCCGTTCACGAACGAGAAGCTCCGTCGCGGGATGACCCGCCTGCTCCCGAAGTCGGACGTCATCGAGGCCGTCTTCGGCGGCTACGCGACCGAGCTCGCGGGGCCGATCAGTCCCGGCCTCGGGGCGTTCTGGGACGAGGAGCACGAGCAGCGGCTCCTCGACGAGTACGTCGGCGAGGACGAGGAGGAGGGGCTCCGCCTCATCGGCGAGGCGTTCGAGGAGGAGGACATCGAGGCGCCGTTCGACGTCTCCTTCATCACCAACGTCAACCGGACCCGCGAGCGGTGGATGGAGATCATCCAGCAGACGATGGACGAGACCGAGTACTTCAACGCCGAGCTCGACGTCCGCGCGTTCGACGACCTGGTCCCGTTCCTGCTCGACCCCGAGGGCGCCGCGGCCAGCACCGACGTCGTCGGCATCGGCTGGACCGGCGGCTCCGACCCGGACGGACACATCAACCAGCTGCTCCACTCCAGCCAGCACGTCCCCGACGGGTTCAACTGGAACCTCTACGAGAGCGATGAGATGGACTCGCTGATCGAGGAGGGACAGACCACCCTCGGCGCCGAGAACCGGCTCCCGATCTACCAGGACATCCAGGAGCTCGTCGCGCAGGACGTCCCGATGGCGAACATGTGGACCTCCGACGTGATCGACATCGTCAACCCGTCGAACATCGAGTCGGTCGACCAGTGGAGCCCGCACCCGAACGCGAGCAACCGCTACAACACGCTGTACAAGCCGCACCTCGACGAGATCGTCTACCCGGCGGAGTAA
- a CDS encoding ABC transporter ATP-binding protein has translation MSGSEPLLRVEGLEKYYTSESDFIDRLLGRQKDVKAVDGVSFEISEGETLGLVGESGCGKSTIGRSILQLREPTAGSVYFKGQDITTLSDSELRDLRKEMQIIFQNPRSSLNPRLTVNDIIGEALDIHGIEGGVSRDARIKELLERVGLNASHANRYPHEFSGGQLQRIGIARALAVDPDFIVCDEPVSALDVSVQAQILNLLEDLQDELGIAYLFIAHDLSVVEHIADEIAVMYLGKMAEIGTPEELFAPPQHPYTEALLSAIPEPDPLWEGDRILLEGSVPSPIDPPSGCKFHTRCPRVIPPSDYDFEQEEWRAVMSLRHRAREEDIAVETFDAEDTTLMEALREELDLPSSLTDPDAERVVQEALRSVADEEFADAEALLSETFDTPCSTDEPVLRRTDAGRVACHLFDPAYEGGTDDGTATGDGTATGPAASGDD, from the coding sequence ATGAGCGGCTCCGAGCCGCTCCTCCGCGTCGAGGGGTTAGAGAAGTACTACACGTCGGAGAGCGACTTCATCGACCGGCTCCTCGGCCGACAGAAGGACGTGAAGGCGGTCGACGGCGTCTCCTTCGAGATCAGCGAGGGCGAGACGCTGGGGCTGGTCGGCGAGAGCGGCTGCGGCAAGAGCACCATCGGCCGGTCGATCCTCCAGCTCCGCGAGCCGACCGCCGGCTCGGTGTATTTCAAAGGGCAGGATATCACGACGCTCTCCGACAGCGAGCTCCGGGACCTCCGGAAGGAGATGCAGATCATCTTCCAGAACCCGCGGTCAAGCCTCAACCCGCGGCTGACGGTGAACGACATCATCGGCGAGGCGCTCGACATCCACGGGATCGAGGGTGGCGTCTCCCGCGACGCCCGGATCAAGGAGCTGCTCGAACGGGTGGGGCTCAACGCGAGCCACGCCAACCGGTACCCGCACGAGTTCTCGGGCGGGCAGCTCCAGCGGATCGGCATCGCCCGCGCGCTCGCCGTGGACCCGGACTTCATCGTCTGCGACGAGCCCGTCTCGGCGCTCGACGTGTCGGTGCAGGCGCAGATCCTCAACCTGCTGGAGGATCTCCAGGACGAGCTGGGGATCGCGTACCTGTTCATCGCGCACGACCTCTCGGTCGTCGAGCATATTGCCGACGAGATCGCCGTGATGTACCTCGGCAAGATGGCCGAGATCGGTACGCCGGAGGAGCTGTTCGCGCCGCCGCAACACCCCTACACCGAGGCGCTGCTGTCGGCGATCCCGGAGCCGGACCCGCTGTGGGAGGGCGACCGGATCCTGCTCGAAGGGTCGGTCCCCTCCCCGATCGACCCGCCCTCCGGCTGTAAGTTCCACACGCGGTGTCCCCGCGTCATCCCGCCGTCGGACTACGACTTCGAGCAGGAGGAGTGGCGGGCGGTCATGTCGCTCCGCCACCGGGCCCGCGAGGAGGACATCGCCGTCGAGACGTTCGACGCGGAGGACACGACGCTCATGGAGGCGCTCCGCGAGGAGCTCGACCTCCCGTCGTCGCTGACGGACCCGGACGCGGAGCGGGTGGTGCAGGAGGCGCTCCGCTCCGTCGCGGACGAGGAGTTCGCCGACGCGGAGGCGCTTCTGAGCGAGACGTTCGATACGCCTTGCTCGACGGACGAACCGGTGCTCCGTCGGACCGACGCCGGACGGGTCGCGTGTCACCTCTTCGACCCGGCCTACGAGGGCGGGACGGACGACGGAACGGCGACCGGCGACGGGACCGCCACGGGGCCGGCGGCGAGCGGCGACGACTGA
- a CDS encoding ABC transporter permease, with product MSLQRFVLKRGLITIPLLLGISLLTFGMVHAIPGDPIDFITLFTELDPQTEMEIRAEYGLDQPVYIQYIDWVTDAATGDFGRSIITRDPVIDEIMTRLPYTLVMGIMAFGVTLITAIPTGVIAAYYRDTKIDQASRVFALLGIAIPNFLLGLLLILIFASWLDLFPVLPPTDQGILSYDMLVYTLLPAITIGTGSTALLMRLMRSSMVEELDKDYVRTARAKGLPERTVVQKHVLRNSLISVVTVAAIQVAFIISGSVVVEIVFSYPGIGRLLVNRVGNRDFPVIQAIVLLIGVAVILANFVADVLYAYLDPRIRY from the coding sequence ATGAGCCTTCAACGATTCGTACTCAAACGCGGCTTGATTACCATCCCGCTGCTGCTCGGGATCTCCCTGCTCACCTTCGGGATGGTCCACGCCATCCCCGGGGATCCGATCGACTTCATCACGCTGTTCACGGAGCTCGATCCGCAGACGGAGATGGAGATACGGGCGGAATACGGCCTCGATCAGCCGGTGTATATCCAGTACATCGACTGGGTCACCGACGCGGCGACCGGCGACTTCGGCCGGTCGATCATCACCCGCGACCCGGTTATCGACGAGATCATGACCCGACTTCCGTACACACTCGTGATGGGGATCATGGCGTTCGGCGTCACGCTTATCACGGCGATCCCGACCGGTGTGATCGCGGCCTACTACCGCGACACCAAGATCGACCAGGCCAGCCGCGTGTTCGCCCTGCTCGGGATCGCGATCCCGAACTTCCTGCTTGGCCTGCTGCTAATCCTGATCTTCGCCAGCTGGCTCGACTTGTTCCCCGTCCTCCCGCCGACCGATCAGGGGATCCTCAGCTACGACATGTTGGTGTACACGCTGTTGCCGGCGATCACGATCGGGACCGGCTCCACCGCCCTGCTGATGCGGCTGATGCGGTCCTCGATGGTGGAGGAGCTCGACAAAGACTACGTCCGAACGGCCCGTGCGAAGGGACTCCCCGAGCGGACGGTGGTTCAGAAACACGTCCTCCGGAACTCGCTGATCTCGGTCGTCACCGTGGCGGCCATCCAGGTCGCGTTCATCATCAGCGGCTCCGTCGTCGTCGAGATCGTCTTCTCGTACCCGGGTATCGGGCGCCTCCTCGTCAACCGAGTGGGGAACCGCGACTTCCCGGTGATCCAGGCGATCGTCCTCCTCATCGGCGTCGCCGTGATACTCGCGAACTTCGTCGCAGACGTGCTCTACGCGTATCTCGACCCCCGAATCCGATACTAA
- a CDS encoding Htur_1727 family rSAM-partnered candidate RiPP, which yields MVEKTDRTTGSGGPRSADGRRFEVFVREEESDPLRHVGTVAAPTPDVAHEEASKLFAWYARDVWVCPAEETHRYSAESLAADDRSSGGESTESAAAASPADGDDEPRVYEETEGTPTVTCGGAPVEDDSESIAPDDASTPEGDR from the coding sequence ATGGTCGAGAAGACGGACCGAACCACCGGATCGGGCGGCCCGCGCTCGGCGGACGGCCGACGCTTCGAGGTGTTCGTCCGCGAGGAGGAGTCGGATCCGCTCCGACACGTCGGCACCGTCGCGGCGCCGACGCCGGACGTCGCTCACGAGGAGGCGAGCAAGCTCTTCGCCTGGTACGCCCGCGACGTGTGGGTCTGCCCCGCCGAGGAGACGCACCGCTACTCCGCCGAGTCGCTGGCGGCCGACGACCGGTCGTCAGGCGGCGAGTCCACCGAGTCCGCCGCCGCCGCGTCGCCCGCCGACGGCGACGACGAACCGCGCGTGTACGAAGAGACCGAGGGGACGCCGACCGTCACCTGCGGCGGTGCGCCGGTCGAGGACGATTCGGAGTCCATCGCGCCCGACGACGCGTCGACTCCGGAGGGCGACCGATGA
- a CDS encoding cation-translocating P-type ATPase — MSDESENEVDATGERRELTAGLAVPEMDCPSCAGKVDNALERVDGVVEVALNPTAGTATVTYDAERTTEEDVVAAIEGVGYEVTGGRSNGEGSADGDGGGEADGGSGGVAVAPPSEVWTTPRAKKTWVGAVLVVAGLLFEFVLTGSNPAVASVLGAPLTLADVLFLGAVAASGLPVVRGGYYSALNRSLDIDLLMGTAILAATGIGYFVEAATLAVLFSVAELLEDYAMDRARDSLRELMELSPDEATVRREGGETTVPTDGVAVGETVIVRPGEKVPLDGTVTEGESAVDESPITGESVPVDKAVGDEAFAGSINEEGYLEIEVTSTAGDSTLSRIIELVQGAQAEKTETERFVDRFAGYYTPVVVVLAILTAALPPILIGDPVTVELAGYPFVFAADWGTWFVRGLTLLVIACPCAFVISTPVSVVSGITSAAKNGVLIKGGNHLEAMGDVDAVALDKTGTLTKGELAVTDLVPLGDADEATLLRRAAALERRSEHPIAAAILDRADRAGATDLPEPSGFESLTGKGVRAEIDGETFYAGNPALFEELGFDLSRARAETDGGVVTEGDAASESRSSDDGAFGEGTLAALEREGKTVVLVGTATELTGAVAVADEVRPDSKRAVERLRELGVTRVVMLTGDNEGTARAIAERVGVDEYRAELLPEDKVAAVESLQAEYGEVAMVGDGINDAPALATAEVGVAMGAAGTDTALETADIALMGDDVAKLPYLYALSHTANGVIRQNIWASLGVKALLAVGVPLGLVSVAAAVVVGDMGMSLGVTGNAMRLSGIEPESYE; from the coding sequence ATGAGTGACGAGTCGGAGAACGAGGTGGACGCGACCGGCGAGCGACGCGAGCTGACCGCCGGCCTCGCGGTCCCCGAGATGGACTGCCCGTCGTGCGCCGGGAAGGTCGACAACGCCCTCGAACGCGTCGACGGCGTGGTCGAGGTTGCGCTCAATCCCACCGCCGGGACCGCGACGGTCACGTACGACGCCGAGCGAACGACCGAGGAGGACGTGGTCGCGGCGATCGAGGGCGTCGGCTACGAGGTCACCGGCGGCCGGTCGAACGGTGAGGGAAGCGCCGACGGTGACGGCGGTGGGGAGGCCGACGGGGGGTCCGGCGGCGTCGCCGTCGCGCCCCCGTCCGAGGTCTGGACGACGCCGCGCGCGAAGAAGACGTGGGTGGGCGCGGTCCTCGTCGTCGCCGGGCTCCTGTTCGAGTTCGTCCTGACCGGCTCGAACCCCGCGGTGGCGAGCGTGCTCGGCGCCCCGCTCACGCTCGCGGACGTGCTGTTCCTCGGCGCCGTCGCGGCCAGCGGACTCCCCGTCGTCCGCGGCGGCTACTACTCGGCGCTGAACCGGAGCCTCGATATCGACCTGCTGATGGGGACCGCGATCCTCGCCGCGACGGGGATCGGGTACTTCGTCGAGGCGGCCACGCTCGCCGTCCTCTTCAGCGTCGCCGAACTCCTGGAGGACTACGCGATGGATCGCGCCCGCGACTCGCTCCGCGAGCTGATGGAGCTGTCGCCGGACGAGGCCACCGTCAGGCGCGAGGGCGGGGAGACAACCGTTCCGACCGACGGCGTCGCCGTCGGCGAGACCGTGATCGTCCGGCCGGGCGAGAAGGTCCCCCTCGACGGGACGGTGACCGAGGGGGAGAGCGCGGTCGACGAGTCGCCGATCACCGGCGAGAGCGTCCCCGTCGACAAGGCGGTCGGCGACGAGGCGTTCGCGGGGTCGATCAACGAGGAGGGGTACCTCGAGATCGAGGTGACCTCGACCGCCGGCGACTCCACCCTCTCGCGGATCATCGAGCTGGTGCAGGGCGCGCAGGCCGAGAAGACCGAGACGGAGCGATTCGTCGACCGCTTCGCGGGGTACTACACCCCGGTCGTGGTCGTGTTAGCGATCCTGACGGCCGCGCTGCCGCCGATTCTCATCGGTGACCCGGTGACGGTCGAGCTCGCCGGCTACCCGTTCGTCTTCGCCGCGGACTGGGGGACGTGGTTCGTCCGCGGGCTCACGCTGCTGGTGATCGCCTGCCCCTGCGCGTTCGTCATCTCGACGCCGGTCTCGGTCGTCTCCGGGATCACCAGCGCGGCGAAGAACGGCGTCCTGATCAAGGGCGGGAACCACCTGGAGGCGATGGGCGACGTCGACGCCGTCGCGCTCGACAAGACCGGGACGCTCACGAAGGGCGAGCTCGCGGTCACCGACCTCGTCCCGCTCGGCGACGCCGACGAGGCGACGCTGCTCCGGCGGGCGGCGGCGTTGGAACGCCGGAGCGAACACCCTATCGCGGCCGCGATCCTCGACCGGGCCGACCGCGCGGGGGCGACCGACCTCCCGGAGCCGTCGGGCTTCGAGAGCCTCACCGGGAAGGGCGTCCGGGCGGAGATCGACGGCGAGACGTTCTACGCCGGGAACCCGGCGCTGTTCGAGGAGCTCGGCTTCGACCTCTCGCGGGCCCGCGCCGAGACCGACGGCGGGGTCGTGACCGAGGGCGACGCGGCCTCCGAGTCGCGGAGTTCCGACGACGGGGCGTTCGGCGAGGGGACGCTCGCAGCGCTGGAGCGCGAGGGGAAGACCGTCGTGCTCGTCGGGACGGCGACCGAACTGACCGGGGCGGTCGCCGTCGCCGACGAGGTGCGGCCCGACTCGAAGCGCGCGGTCGAGCGCCTCCGCGAGCTCGGCGTGACGCGCGTCGTGATGCTGACGGGCGACAACGAGGGCACGGCGCGAGCGATCGCCGAGCGGGTCGGCGTCGACGAGTACCGCGCCGAGCTCTTGCCGGAAGATAAGGTCGCGGCGGTCGAGTCGCTGCAGGCCGAGTACGGCGAGGTGGCGATGGTCGGCGACGGGATCAACGACGCGCCCGCGCTGGCGACCGCCGAGGTCGGCGTCGCGATGGGCGCCGCGGGGACGGACACGGCGTTGGAGACCGCCGACATCGCGCTGATGGGCGACGACGTGGCGAAGCTCCCGTACCTGTACGCGCTCTCGCACACGGCCAACGGGGTCATCCGCCAGAACATCTGGGCGAGTCTGGGGGTGAAAGCGCTGCTCGCGGTCGGGGTGCCGCTGGGGCTCGTGAGCGTCGCCGCCGCGGTCGTCGTCGGCGACATGGGAATGAGCCTCGGTGTCACCGGCAACGCGATGCGGCTCTCCGGGATCGAACCCGAGTCGTACGAGTAG
- a CDS encoding ABC transporter ATP-binding protein, whose protein sequence is MAMLEVEDLNVRFYTDDGVVRATNDLSYRIEAGERFGVVGESGAGKSVTSLALMRLIDDPGVIESGEIRFKGENILEMDEEEIRSLRGNEIAMIFQDAETALNPSYTVGEQISEAIRFHLGLDDAAARERAIETLESVGIPSAAERYSDYPHEFSGGMQQRVVIAIALSCDPDLIIADEPTTALDVTIEAQILELLEEIATEFDTAIQLITHDLGVVAEFCDRVMVMYAGHPVEMAPVEDVYYDPQHPYTVGLMSSIPRIGDDRDRLQTIPGRMPDLIEMPPGCNFHPRCPYAEESCTRVEPQLVDVETGEPADPINSDAQTAACLAHTGELTGELDYEVTVRGDGKLRDPDGASSSAGVSDR, encoded by the coding sequence ATGGCGATGCTCGAAGTCGAGGACCTCAACGTGCGGTTCTACACCGACGACGGCGTCGTCAGGGCGACCAACGACCTCTCGTACCGGATCGAGGCGGGAGAGCGCTTCGGCGTCGTCGGCGAGAGCGGGGCCGGGAAGAGCGTTACCAGCCTCGCGCTGATGCGGCTCATCGACGACCCCGGCGTCATCGAGAGCGGCGAGATCCGTTTCAAGGGAGAGAACATCCTGGAGATGGACGAAGAGGAGATCCGCTCGCTCCGCGGCAACGAGATCGCGATGATCTTCCAAGACGCCGAGACCGCGCTGAACCCCTCGTACACAGTGGGCGAGCAGATATCGGAGGCGATCCGATTCCACCTCGGGCTCGACGATGCGGCGGCCCGCGAGCGGGCCATCGAGACGCTGGAGTCGGTGGGGATCCCGTCGGCGGCCGAGCGGTACAGCGACTACCCGCACGAGTTCTCCGGCGGGATGCAACAGCGCGTCGTGATCGCGATCGCGCTGTCGTGTGACCCCGATCTGATCATCGCCGACGAGCCGACGACCGCGCTCGACGTCACCATCGAAGCGCAGATCCTCGAACTGCTCGAGGAGATCGCGACCGAGTTCGACACCGCGATCCAGCTTATCACCCACGACCTCGGCGTGGTCGCCGAGTTCTGCGACCGCGTGATGGTGATGTACGCCGGGCACCCGGTGGAGATGGCGCCGGTCGAGGACGTCTACTACGACCCGCAACACCCCTACACCGTCGGGCTGATGAGCTCGATCCCGCGGATCGGCGACGACCGCGACCGGCTCCAGACGATCCCCGGACGAATGCCGGACCTGATCGAGATGCCGCCGGGGTGTAACTTCCACCCGCGGTGTCCGTACGCAGAGGAGTCGTGCACCCGCGTGGAGCCGCAGCTCGTCGACGTCGAGACCGGCGAGCCCGCGGACCCGATCAACAGCGACGCGCAGACCGCCGCGTGCCTCGCCCACACCGGTGAACTCACGGGGGAGCTCGACTACGAGGTCACCGTCCGAGGGGACGGCAAGCTCCGCGACCCGGACGGCGCGTCGAGCTCGGCGGGGGTGAGCGACCGATGA